The Ictidomys tridecemlineatus isolate mIctTri1 chromosome 6, mIctTri1.hap1, whole genome shotgun sequence genome includes a region encoding these proteins:
- the Slc25a3 gene encoding solute carrier family 25 member 3 → MYSSVVHLARANPFNAPHLQLVHDGLSGPSSSPTGPPGPPRRSRNLAAAAVEEYSCEYGSMKFYALCGFGGVLSCGLTHTAVVPLDLVKCRMQVDPQKYKGIFNGFSVTLKEDGVRGLAKGWAPTFIGYSMQGLCKFGFYEVFKVLYSNMLGEENAYLWRTSLYLAASASAEFFADIALAPMEATKVRIQTQPGYANTLRDAAPKMYKEEGLKAFYKGVAPLWMRQIPYTMMKFACFERTVEALYKFVVPKPRSECTKAEQLVVTFVAGYIAGVFCAIVSHPADSVVSVLNKEKGSSASQVLQRLGFKGVWKGLFARIIMIGTLTALQWFIYDSVKVYFRLPRPPPPEMPESLKKKLGLTQ, encoded by the exons ATGTATTCGTCCGTGGTCCACCTGGCGCGGGCGAACCCCTTCAACGCGCCACACCTGCAGCTGGTGCACGATGGCCTCTCGGGGCCCAGCAGCAGCCCCACCGGGCCCCCAGGCCCTCCTCGACGTTCCCGCAACCTGGCAGCCGCCGCTGTGGAAG AGTACAGTTGTGAATATGGCTCCATGAAGTTTTATGCACTGTGTGGCTTTGGTGGGGTCTTAAGTTGTGGGCTGACACACACTGCTGTCGTTCCTCTGGATTTAGTGAAATGTCGTATGCAG GTGGACCCCCAGAAGTACAAAGGCATATTTAATGGATTCTCAGTTACACTTAAGGAAGATGGTGTTCGTGGTTTGGCTAAAGGATGGGCTCCAACTTTCATTGGCTACTCTATGCAAGGGCTTTGCAAGTTTGGCTTTTATGAAGTCTTCAAAGTCTTGTATAGCAACATGCTTGGTGAG gagAACGCCTATCTCTGGCGCACATCACTGTATTTGGCTGCTTCTGCCAGTGCTGAATTCTTTGCTGACATTGCCCTGGCTCCTATGGAAGCTACTAAAGTTCGGATTCAAACCCAACCAGGTTATGCCAACACTTTGAGGGATGCAGCTCCCAAAATGTATAAGGAAGAAGGCTTAAAAGC ATTCTACAAGGGAGTTGCTCCTCTCTGGATGAGACAGATACCATACACCATGATGAAGTTTGCCTGCTTTGAACGTACTGTTGAAGCATTGTACAAGTTTGTGGTTCCTAAGCCCCGAAGTGAATGTACAAAGGCAGAACAGCTGGTTGTAACGTTTGTGGCAGGTTACATAG ctgGAGTCTTTTGTGCAATTGTTTCTCACCCTGCTGATTCTGTAGTGTCTGTGCTGAATAAAGAGAAAGGTAGCAGTGCTTCTCAAGTCCTTCAGAGACTTGGATTTAAAG GTGTGTGGAAGGGACTCTTTGCCCGTATCATCATGATTGGTACTCTTACTGCACTACAGTGGTTCATCTATGACTCTGTGAAGGTCTACTTCAGGCTCCCTCGCCCTCCTCCACCTGAGATGCCAGAGTCTCTGAAGAAGAAGCTTGGGTTAACTCAGTAA